The sequence below is a genomic window from Kitasatospora kifunensis.
TGGTGCGGACTTCGGCGGCCCGGGCGAGGACGTTCGCCGTTGGGGTGGCAGCCGTCTCCTGGCAGCGGCATCTTCCCTCGCGCGGCAAGGGAGTTCGGCATGCCTCGCACTCGGCTACCGGCTCGGGGACCGGTGGGATTCGGTCGACCAGTCGTTTGCGGGCGAACGCACCCGCGCATTGCACGGTCGAGGGAAGGCCGTTGGTCATCGCGTAGCGGAACTGTTCGACGGTTACCCCGCGCGCGAACCATTCGGCGGCGAGGGCTTCCAACTGCTCGCATTCGGCAGCTGAGAGCATCATTCGCCGGTCCGCCGCGCTGAGGGAGGCCAGCGCGCGGTAGGAGATGGAGCGTGCAGGGGGCGCGGGGGTGGGGTCCGCGCTCCCTCCGGTTCGGCGGTCGGCGAGGAAGCGTTCCCACCAGGAGGCCGGGCGGGCGGTGCGTGAGAAGTACGTACGGGAGACCCAGCGGGTGAGGCCTTCGCCGGCCTTCTCGCGGATGCGCAGCAGGTGTCCGGCCTTGGCGAGCGCCTTGAGCGCGGAACGGACGGCCTGCTGTCCGTACCGGGGTTGCTCGCGGGCGAGCGTTTTCGTGTCGATCGCCGCACCTTCGGGCAGGCGATCGATGTAGGAGGCGAGATAGGCCTCGCGCTCGGGCAGGTGAACGAAGTTCTCTGGCCCGCTCGCTTGTTGGGACGGCGCGGAACGCTTGCCGTAGCCGGGCGCGGCGGTAGGGTGACAGGTAGCCACTGGATCGAGCCTACTCTTCGATCGTGTCGGTCAAACCCCCGTTCGGTGTTGGTAGCACCGGCGGGGGTTGTTTCTTTTCGCGAACCGTACACCGCGATCGCAGCTCGTGGCCAACTCATGACAATAAGTCATATTCATTGACCTGTACGGCTATTGGGAGGGTGGGTGGGATGTCACCACCCACCGTTCCTTAGAAAGAGAGCTCGGATCCCGAAGCCCGAAGCTCGGGTGTCAGCGGACCTGCTGTGCAGCCGCGAACGCGATGAATCCAGCCCAGGCAGCGGAGGAGAAGGCGAGCTCCGGGCCGGCCTTGTCCTTGGAGTCGCGGACGCGGATAGCCTCGGTGGAGGGGGCCACCTCCACGCAAGCACCTCCCTCGGTGCCGCTGTAGCTGGACTTATGCCAGACAAGTTCAGTGGTCATAGCGTCTCCATCGTCTCCTGGATAAATCGAGCG
It includes:
- a CDS encoding DUF397 domain-containing protein, giving the protein MTTELVWHKSSYSGTEGGACVEVAPSTEAIRVRDSKDKAGPELAFSSAAWAGFIAFAAAQQVR